The genomic DNA CGCGTGCACTCCATCTCCAGGGTAGAGCGCACCTGGCCACTCAGAAGCAGGGCGGCCCCCGTATTGGTCAGGACCACGTTGCCCACGACCTCGGTGACCGCGCCAAGCTCCGCAATCGCCCCCACGGGAATTCCGACCCGGTGCTTGTAGCGCATGCCGGGAGTGCGGGCGAGCATCCCAATATCGAGCAGGAGCTCATCGGGGCCAGGGACTCCCGCCTGACGGTTGACTCCCCCCCGCGCGGCGACTTTACTGTTGGCAGGTGCGACCGAGACAACTCCCCCCTCGCCTGGGTCGTCGTCGTCTGTATGGTAAGCAAATCTTGACATCGTATTAATCTATCGCACACGGAGGGGGTTGTGCTAAGCTAGCGGCGCGTGGTGGTCGAGAGCCGGTCGGCCTCTTGCTGGCTGCGCTCGAGGAGCTGACGCCCCCGCTGGACCTGGTTGCGCAGGCTTCCCATCTTCTGCTCCACCCCGCCAATCAGGTTGTTGAGCTGCTGCTCCACCTCGACCAGGACCTCGCGGGCGTAGTTATCGGAGTCGCGGCGCATGTCTTGGGCGTAGCGGTCGGTCTCAGCGCGTAGCTCACGGACATAGCGGTCGATCTCCGTGCGGCGTGCATCGGCCTCAGAGCGCGCCTCACGGCGCAGCACCTCGGCGTCGGCCTCTGCCCCAGAAATAATCGAGCGCGCCTGGGCGTTTGCCTGCTCCATCACCGCGGTCTGCTGGACCATCACCTCGGCCTTGCGGCGTGCCTCCTCGACAATCCGTGCGGCTTCTTGACGCGCGAGCTCCAGGGTCTGCTCGGCCTCACGCCGCCCGGAGGCTCGGACCTGGTCTGCCTGAGAGTGGGCTGTCTCCAGAAACTGCTTGGCACTGCTCTGGGCGTTCTCCACCTCTTGCTCGGCGACCTGGCGTGCCTGGGCGAGCTGGTCGTGGGCATCCCGCTCCGCTTTCTCCAAAAGCCGATCGGCATCGTCCGCGATCAGACCCGCACGGCGCATGTCCTCGGGCAACGAGGCGCGTACCTTCTGAACAAGCGTGTAGAACTCTTCCTGGTTGAACCGAGAAAAGCCCATCACGACTGTTGCATTGTCCACGAGCGCCTCCAGGCGCTCTAAGCACTTCAGTGTATCTATGGGAATGCCGCTCCTTCTCCAGCAAATCGAACCTTTAAAGCACGCTGCACCGGCTCGGGTGCCAGCGCGGAAATATCGCCACCAAGACGTGCGATCTCTTTGACAATCGAGGAGGAAAGATAGAGGTACTCAGCACTCGTCATCAGAAAAAACGTCTCAATATCAGGAGCCATCTGCCGGTTTGCCAGAGCAATCTGAAACTCAAACTCAAAGTCTGAGACCGCGCGAAGTCCACGGACAACAACTCGGACTCCAAGCTCCCGGACAAAGTTCACCAGCAGACCATCAAAGCTGGTCACGCGCACATTGGGCCAGGGTGCGACGCACTCCTGTAAGATCGTCACCCGCTCGTCGGGAGTGAAGACAGAGCTCTTGGTGGAGTTCCGCCCCACAGCGACCACAAGCTGATCGAACGTCTTTGCGGCACGCTCAATGATATCAAGATGACCGTTGGTTGCAGGATCAAAGGACCCTGGATAGACTGCCGTGATAGGTTGGCTCACGTTGGATCATTCTACCGCAATTTTAAGAGTTTATGTCCTCGTGATGAACTCTTTTTCATTCTTTTGGAACCAAAGAGCCATGAACGCAAAACACACCTCGCTTCTTGATAATGTCCGAGTCGCGGCCCCGTGCCACGAGAGCTGGGACGCCATGCCGGGAACGGCCCAGGTGCGCTCCTGTGAGCGCTGCCAGCACAAGGTCTACAACCTCTCCGAGCTCACCCAGGCCGAGGCCGAGGCCCTTCTCCGGTCTGCAGAGGGTCGGCTCTGTGTGCGCTTCTACCGCCGCGCCGATGGGACGATCATGACCAAGGACTGCCCGGTCGGAAGCACCGCACGCCGCGCACGCCGGATCACCCAGGCCACTGCGGGGGTCGCCGCCGCCGTGGGAACCGCCGCCGCGCTCCTTCGCCCCCAGCCCCAGGCGCACGTGACCATGGGTTCCCCGATGCCTCTGCCCGTGATCCAGTCCACGCCTGAGCCGCTCCCCCAGCCCGTCATGGGCGCTGTCGCCGCTCCCCGAAATGCCGAGCTGGGTGAGATCGCCCTGCCCGAGCGCGAGGTGATGGGCAAGGCGGTCGTGGTCGTGAAGAAATCCAACCACTAGGGCTTGGGCGGTATCATAGGGAGCATGAGTGTTCTGGAAACCGATGTCTCTGCTCCCCCAGCCCCGAAGGCGCGCACCAAGACCGCCTCAAGAGTCGCCTCAGCGACCGCAGTGCTGCACGATCTGCTGATCGTCACATGGGCCGTCCCCGCCGACTCCCTCCAATCATTAGTTCCTGCCGGGACGACTCTGGAGCGCCTGCCCCGCGAGGACGGTAGCCTGGTCGGGTTTGTCCAGCTGCTCTTTGCCCTGCGCGACGATGCCCGGTGGTCGGTGCTCCCCGCGAGCATGGGCGATGACTTTCACGAGGCGACTCTCCAGGTGCTCACGCGCGACACCGATGGCCCCTCGGCCTTTGTGGTGAAGCACTTTGTGGCGAGCACGCAGATCGCGACCAGCCTCATGCCCTTCACGCAGGCGGCCGAGGAGGCGCGCTTTCATGTCTATGTGGCGGGCGACCCGGCGCGCCAGACCTTCGAGAAACTGGGAATCAAGCTCACGACCCACTCGGTGCAGGTCCATGTGCGCGGCGAGGCGACCGAGCTCCCGGAGCGCACCCTCGTCGGGCCGTGGCTGGAGAGTGTCGCCTTCTTCTCCCGACTCGAGCGCCAGGTCCACCCGGGACGCCTCCCCAAGGACTCCCAGACCCTCTTCCGCACCGAGCACCCGCCGCTCAAGCCCGTGGCGGTGAAGCTGACCCACCAGATCGTGCGCCCCTTCGATAATTTGGAGCTGGGCGAGCCGCTTCTGGCGCTCTACCAGGCAGAGCTTCCCGTGACCAACCTGCCTATCCGACGAAGGTAACAGCAACGCCGGGAAGGGCGAGCTCTAGCCGCCGGCCTAGCTCCCGCGCGCCGGGGTTCTCAGTCGCATGGTGGCCGCCGTCGATGAGCAGAAACCCCTGCTCGGCGGCGGCGACAAACTCATGGTGGCGGATATCCCCGGTCACGAGCGTATCCGCACCCGCGGCCAGCGCATCGGCCAGGAGCTCCGCCCCCGCCCCACCACAGACCGCGACGGTCTGCACCGCCAGCGCCCGTGTCGGAGTCAGGGTGCGAGGCGCGATTCCCAAGACATTGCCCAGCTTGTTGAGAAAATCCGTGGCGCTGAGCGGCTCGCGCAGGAGCCCCACCCGCCCAATCCCGTCGCCACTCTCCTTCGCCGTAACACGCAGGACCTTGACCTCGGTCAGGCCCACCAGCTCCGCCAGAACATCGTTGATCCCGCCCTGCGCGACATCCCAGTTGGTGTGGGCACAGGCCACCGAAAGCCCGTGCCGCGCACAGGCCAGGACCACGCTCCCCGGATGCGGCTCGTCGGCAAGGAGCGTCCGGGCGGGCTGGTAGATCAGCGGATGGTGCGCCACGATCAGGCTCGCTCCCACCTTGCGCGCGGCCTCCACCGCCCGGTGCGTCACATCGAGACACGCAACAATCCCGGTCAGCGGTGCCTTGGAGTCGCCGATCAGTAGGCCACGCGGGTCACTGCCCAGCGTAAGGTACGGCGGCGCAAGCTGGTCGAGCGCCGCAATCGCATCACGAATAGTCGTCATTGTTTAGTAGCTCAGCAGGGTTGTGATATCGCGCCCGACCAGCTTGCTACGGCCCGCCAGAAACGCCAGCTCGATAAAGAAGGCAAATCCAACAGTCGCGCCGCCCAGCTTCTCGACCAGCTGCCCCGCCGCCACGGCCGTCCCCCCGGTCGCGAGGACATCATCGACAATCACCACCCGCTGCCCCGGCTTGATGGCATCGACATGGGCCTCGACAGTCGCAGTTCCGTACTCCAGCGCGTACTCCTGGGTGACAGTCTTGTAGGGGAGCTTCCCCGCCTTGCGAAACGGCACAAACCCGACTCCCAGCTCGTGGGCAACAGGGGCACCAAAAAGAAACCCACGGGACTCGATCCCGACAATCACATCGGGGCGGAGGCGCTTGATGTCCTCGGAGAGCGCGGCGATCACCTCGGCAAAGGCGACTGGGTCGGCAAGGACGGGGGTGATGTCTTTAAACATAATCCCCGGCTGGGGGAAATCGGGGATATCACGGATGAGGGTTGCGGCTTTCATGGCTCTATTCTACACTGTTTCGGGCGGCTAAAGCGGCCCGCTGGTGCGGCAAGACCCATAAATGGACCTGTATACTAGCGTATGGAAACGCGGACAAAGATGTTAACAACGGGGACAACGTTTGCGGTGGACGATGTCGCTCCAGCACAAACGCGGCTAAAACAAGAGTCTCTTCTCACTTCCCTGGAGCGGCGCAGTGGACGCACCTTTATCAACCTTCCTCACCACGACAAGCCCGTCGTTGCCAACGCGACCTTTCATCCGCTGATCGAGGCGATCCACCGTGCCTTCGCCGACCACCGCCCGCTCGTCCTCTCCCCCGATGCGATCTGGCTGACGATCCAGCAGGGTTTCGCACACCATGTCAACGAGAACGCCGAAGCGCTCCGTCCTCTGCTCGTCTCCCACGAAGGCAAGCGGGAGCTTGTCGTGGGGATGGAGAGCTTCCCCACCGACGAGACCTGGCCCGATGCGATCGCGCTCTGGTCGGCGAGCGTGCGGGAGTACATCGATCCCCAGCTCCACGCCGCACTGGTCTGCAACTTCTCCACCACCACCTCGGCGATCCGCACCGCCAGCGAGGTCGCGCTCCTGGATGCCTTCCAGCGCTACTTCGACTATGTCCTCCTCTGCATCTGCGGCATCCCCGCGGTCACTCTCTTGGGCACACCCGACGACTGGCGCAAGATTCGCCAGCGTATCGAGCTTTTGGAGCCCTACGACCTCGGCTGGTGGGTCTCTCGCCTGCGCCCGATCCTCGATGAGCTCGTCAAAACCGCCGAGGGCAGCCCCGATACCAAGTTCTGGCAAGCGATCTACAAGCCCGCCTACGCCTATGGCGGTGATGTGGCCACGGGTTGGATCAGCGATCTCTTTCCCTACTTCGGGGATAGCGGTGAGCACTACCGCAACGACACCCTCGCTATCCCCCGCCAAGACTGGGCACTTGTCAGCAAGGACGACCACCCGATGGGTCGCGCGGGAGTCTCCCCCAAGACGTTCCCTTCCGGCCTCGCCTGCGCCCCGATTACGCTACGCCCCGGTGAGTTTCGTCTCAATCTCCTCGCAGGGTTTCTGGGTGTCACCCAGGACGCACAGACAGGAGCACTCGCACCCCTTATCGGCTGGAGCGTCTGTGAGCCAGATCGAATCGATGCCTTCTGGAACCGGTGCAGTGGAGCCTTTCCTTCCGATGCCGCCACAGAGAGTCACCCTAGCTGCTGGGAGAGCCTCCCCGCGGAGCTAGTCGCCTTTACCCAGCGGTTCTCCCGCATGACCCTCTTTCCCAATACTTCCCATTCCTGGGAGCTAAAGATACCGCAAATCGGTCACATCGCTCAGGGAACTGTTTTTGCAGAGGGGCCAGATGGCTGGGTTCTTTGCGTCGCGCTGAGCAGTGGTCCCCTCTCTACCTGGCTGCAGACGATTACTTTAGGCAAGTACCCAACTGTCCCCCCAGACGACAGCCACTACCACCAAGACCTAACCGATACGCGTGAGCTGGAAGGCACAGTTCTGGAGGTTCTGGAGCGGCTGATCGCCGGGCGGGGCGACCTCAGCCAGCTCTAAAACAAAAATGGCCGGAGGCGTTTGCCTCCAGCCATTCCTATTTGTCCCCCCGCCCGGCGGGGGTTAGGGGGGCTACCCTAGTCCTCGGGCTTCTTGCTGGCGTCGAAGTACTCGACCGTCTTGACCGAGTCGCCCTCACGGAGCTCGATCAGCTTGACGCCTTGGGTCGAGCGGCTCTGAGTGGTCTTGATCTCGCTGACCTTGACACGAATCCCGGTGCCATGCTCGGTGACAATCACCAGGCGCAGGTTCTCTTGCCCCTCGCGCGGCACCACACACGCGGCGATCAGGTTGCCAGTGCGCGCCGTGATGTCCATCGTCTTGAGGCCCTTGCCGCCGCGGCCCTGGGTCTTGTAGGCCTCCATCGATGTCCGCTTGCCGAGGCCATTGGCACCCACCACCAGCAGGTCGGAGTCGTCGGAGGCGATATCCATCCCCACCACACGGTCGTCGTCGCCGTCCAAGACAATCCCACGGACACCGCCCGATGCCCGGCCACTGGCGCGCACATCGGACTCCTTGAAGCGAATCGCCATGCCCTTGATGGTTGTCAGCACGATATTCTGCTCGCCATCGGTCAGCTTCACCCAGTTGAGCTTATCGCCCTCGTTCATGTCGAAGGTCACGAGGCCATTGGCGCGCAGGTTCGCAAACTCCGCGATCCGGGTGCGCTTGATCTCCCCCCGCACCGTCCCCATGAAGAAGTACCCCTCGGCGTTCTTCAGGTTGCGGATCGGGACGGTCGCAGTGATGTGCTCATCGGGGAGGATCTGAATCAGGTTGATGATGTTCATCCCCATCGCGGTCCGGCTGGACTCAGGCACCTCGAAGGCCTTCAGGCGGTAGACCCGGCCCCGGTCGGTGAAGAAGAGGATGTAGTCGTGGGTCGAGGCCATGAAGAGGTGCTCGAAGGCATCCTCCTCCTTGGTCTTGCCCGCGATCCGCCCCTTGCCTCCGCGGCCCTGGGTCGGGAACGTGTCCATCTTCAGGCGGCGAATATAGCCATCACGGGTAATCGTGATCAGCATCTCTTCGTCGGCGATCAAGTCCTCCAGGTTGATCTCCTCCGCCTCGGTCTTCTCGATCCGGGTGCGGCGGGCATCGCCAAACTTCTCGCGCAGGTACTCAAGGTCCTTCTGGATCAGCGCATCCACACGACGCTGGTCGTTGAGGATGTCCTCGAGGCGCGCGATCTCTTTCAGGAGCTCCTTGTACTCGCCCTCGATCTTGTCCTGCTCCAGGCCCGTGAGCTGGCGCAGCTGCATGTTGAGGATCGCCTCGGCCTGGATTCCGGTGAAGGCGAAGCGCTCGATCAGGCGGCCACGCGCCATCTCGGTGCTGCGGGACTGGCGGATGATCTGGATGACCTCATCGAGGTTCTGCACCGCGATTTGGAGGCCCTCCAGGATATGGGCACGGGCCTTGGCGCGGGCCAGCTCAAAGCGCGTCCGGCGCGTGATGATCGTCCGGCGGTGCTCGATGTACTCCTGCAGGATCCCCTTGAGCCCCAGGGTCTTGGGGCCGCGGCCGCCATCGACCAGCGAGAGCAGGATCACGCCGAAGTTCATGCGCATCGGGGTGTGCTTGAGCAGGTAGTTGAGGACCTTCTGCGGCAGGACATCGCGGCGCAGCTCGATCACCACGCGCATCCCGGTCTTGTCGGTGTAGTCGTTGACCCCGGTGATCCCCTCGACTTTTTTCTCCCGCGCCAGCAGGCCGATCTGCTCGATCAGCTTGCTCTTGATCACCTGGTAGGGCAGCTCGGTGATGATGATCGCGGTCTTGTTGTTGTCCATCTGCTCAAAATGGACCTTGGCCTGCATGGTCACCGAGCCACGCCCGGTCTCGTAGGCCGCGCGAATCCCCTTCTGGCCCAGGATGAGCCCGGAGGTCGGGAAGTCTGGGCCGGGGATGAAGGCCATGAGCTCCTCGGTAGTGACCTCGGGGTGGCGGAGCTGGTGGATCAGGGCGTTGCAGACCTCGGTGAGGTTGTGGGGCGGCATGTTGGTCGCCATTCCCACGGCAATTCCGGTGGCCCCGTTGCAGATCAGGTTGGGGAACTTCCCGGGCAGCACTGACGGCTCCCGGCGCTCGTTGTCGAAGGTGGGGACAAAATCAACGGTGTCCTTCTCAATGTCTTCGAGGAGCTCCATCGCCAGCGGGGTCATACGTGCTTCCGTGTAGCGGTAGGCCGCCGGTGGGTCGTCGTCGATCGAGCCGAAGTTCCCCTGGCCGTCGACCAGCGGGTAGCGCAGCGAGAAGTCCTGCGCCATACGCACCATGGTCATGTAGATGGCCTGGTCGCCGTGGGGGTGGAAGTTACCAATGGTCTCCCCGACGATCTTTGCGGACTTCAGGTGGCGGTTGTTGGGCGAGAGCCCCAGCTCGCGCATGGCGTAGAGAATGCGCCGCTGGACCGGCTTGAGGCCATCGCGGACATCGGGGAGGGCGCGGGAGACGATGGTCGACATCGCGTAGCCCATGTAGCTGGTGCGCATCTCCTCGCTGATCTCGATCTTGGGGCCATCGTAGGTCATCACCGCGACACCCGGCTCAGCCAGGGCCTCCGGCGTCTCCGGAAGATTCTCATCTTCAGGCGTAGCTTCAGCGGGGTTCGTTAAATCATCGGGCATAGAATATCCTCAAACAAAAGGCTACCGGGGTACTCCGTTGTCGTGCCGGAGAGCGGAAATCATCCCAGTATTTTACCATGAAATGCGCTAAAATGGGTTATGTTACCCCCTCTTCCCGCCATGATCGCGCTCGTGCAGGCACCGCAAGCCCCGAGCTGGGAGACCCTCACTAAGGCGTTTGCCTACGACTCCCACGCGCCTCTGAGCGCCAAGGAAACCAGCGACGGTAGCCGGCTCAAGCTTAGCTTCACCAACCTGCGTGGGGAGACGGTCACCGCGCTCTACCAGAGGCCCGATGGTCCTGGCCCCTTCCCGTGTGTCGCACTGCTACATGGCCTCGGCGGAAGCAAGGAGCAGCTCTTCGCACTCATGGCCCCGGAGCTGGTCAAGCAAGGCTTCGCGGTCCTCGCCCTGGATGCGGCCCTGCACGGCGAGCGCAAGGTGGAGGGCAAGAGCCCCCAAGCCGCGTTTCTGAAAGTGGTCCCGGATACGGTCAAGGACTGGCGCCAAGCGCTGGACTGGCTCAGCACCCGCCCCGAGGTGAATAAGAACCGCATCGGGCTGCTGGGGTACTCGATGGGCGCGTTCCAGGGCAGCATTCTCATGGGAGTCGAGCCACGCTTCCAGGCCGCGACTCTCTGTGTCGGGGGCGATCCCTTTGTCACCTTCCCCGGTGCCGCGCTGGCGTCCCCAAGCAACTTTATCGGCCACGCCACCCCACGCCCGGTCTACTTTGCCAATGGCACCAAGGACACGACAGTAACGCCGGCTGCCTCGAAGGTGCTCCTCAGCGCCGCAAAAGCCCCCAAGGTCGTCAACTGGATCGAGTCCGGCCATCTCTTGCCTGCTGAGGAGGTAAGGAAGGGCCTCTCCTGGCTCACTCTCCGGCTAAAGCTCCCCGCCGCCGCCGATCGCTTCGCCGCGCCCGACCCCGCCACGCTGCGCTTTGCGCCGGTCGAGGATGCCGATGCACGGGTGGAGAGAGTGAGCTTCACCAATGCCGCCAAAGAGCCGGTCAGCGGGCTCTACGTGCGCCCCAAAGACGGCACCGGCCCCTTTCCGCTTGTCCTCGTGCTGCATGGCAAGGGCCACAGCAAGGAGCGGATGCTAAATACGATGAAGCGCGAGTTCGCCAGCCGCGGGATCGCCGCCATTGCTCTGGATGCCGCGGGCCACGGCGAGCGCAAGCCGGTCACCGACACCGAGGCGATCTTCACCACGACGATCCAAGACTACCGCCAGCTCCTGCCGAATCTCCTAGAGCGCCCGGAATTAAATCCCGAGAAAGTCGGGCTGATCGGCTTCTCGATGGGCGCGATGATGGGGACGATCCTCACCGCAATTGACGAGCGCATCCGGGTGGCGCTTCCCTGTGTCGGCGGCGAGCTGGACACGCTCCCCGCAACCTGCCGCCCCGCCCTCTTCGCCCCCTATGTCACCGACCGCCCGATCGCCTTTGTCAACGGCCACAACGACCCGACCGTCCCCGAAGCCGCCGCCAAGAAGCTCCATTCAGCCGTGGGTACAAACCCCACAATCTTCTGGTACGACGAAGCCGACCACACGATCCCGAAGCCTACGCTGCGCCTCGGAACCGACTGGCTTGTGGAGAAGCTCAAGTGAAGCGCCTCGCGCTTGGCCTGACGCTGGGGGCGGTGCTGTTTGCATTTTCCCCCCTAACCCCCGCCGGGCGGGGGGACAATAAGGAAAAACCTATTGGAATCCCCCGCCGGGCGGGGGCTAGGGGGGGGCAGGCATTTCTGGACAAGTACTGCGCTCCGTGCCACACGGGGGAGAAAGCGAAGGGGAACTTTCGCACCGAAGCACTGACGCCGGAGAGCTTCAAAGATCGGGCGCTCAAGGCCAAGTGGGCGGAGGCGGTGAACCAGCTCAACAGCCAGCTCATGCCCCCACGCGAGGCAATGCAGCCGACCGCCGCCGAGGTGGCGGCGTTTGTGGACGGGGTGGCAGCGGAGACCAAGAAGGCCGAGGACGCGCTTAAAGACAAAGCGCCCGTGATCCGGCGGCTCACCCGCGATGAGTACAAGAACTCCATCAAGGACCTCACCGGCGTGGATTTTGATACGTCGGGCTTCCCTGCCGACCCGTCGGGGGGCGGCTTTGACAACAATGCGCGCAATCTGACGGTCTCCCCGCTCCATGTCGAGCTCTACGCCAACGCCGCCAAGCAGATCCTGGATCAAGCGCTGGTCGAGGAGGGCCAGCCGCGCCCCGAGAAGATTCTCTGGCGCTTCGACCCAAAGAACACCGCCATGGACTCACGACGGGTGAAGCTCGATACCAAGAACAACTTCGTGATTGTCAATGGCGGCAAGAACACCGAAGAGGGCGACTGGATCGTCGTGCACCACGAGAGCTGGGACAAGGGAGTCGATGCGCGCAACTTCGCGGTGCCGGTCGAGGGAAACTATATTGTCCGGCTCCGTGCCGCCGGGCGTGTGCCCAATCGCCAGCAAGTGACCGCCGCCGCCGAGAAGATCCTGGCTGCGCGCCGTGACCAGCAGCTCCAGCAGAACCCCAACGGTGCCAAGTACCACCAGGAGGCCTACCAGCGCGACCTGAAGCACTTCGCCACCGACCCGATCTACGGCTACGGCCCGCCACGCGTGAAAGTGGTGCAGCACCTCGGCTCGCAGCCGCGCACGGTGGCAGAGGTGGATATCACCGAAGGCCCCAAGACCTACGAGTTTCCCGCGCGCTTCACCACCCAGTCGGCGGGAATCAACTTCCACTACGCCTACGACATCCCACGCGTCTTGGAGAACTTCTGGTGCCAGGGCCACGACGACTTCGCCCGCCCGGAGCTTCTGATCGACTGGTTCGAGCTCGAAGGCCCGATCTACGATGCCTGGCCCCCTACCAGCCACACCCGCATTCTCTTTCCATCGCCCCTGCGCCAGAGCAACGAGCGGGAGTACGCCAAGCAGGTGCTTGCGGCATTCATGCGCCGCGCCTACCGCCGCCCCATCGCAGAGGCGGAGCTGGCCGGCAAGCTGGCGCTCTTTGACCAGGCGCGACAAGACAAGCTCAGCTTTGTCGAGGCGATCAAGGCTCCTCTCACCGCTATTCTGGCCTCGCCCAACTTCCTCTTTCTCATGGAGACGCCCGGAAAGCTCACCGACCACGCGCTCGCCGCTCGCCTCTCCTACTTCCTCTGGGCCGCGCCGCCCGACACCACTCTCAGCCAGCTCGCCGACTCGGGAAAGCTCAGCAATCCGACCACTCTCAAGCAGCAGACCGACCGCCTGCTCGCCGACCCGCGCTCGTCGGAGTTTGTACGGCGCTTCGCCGGGCAGTGGCTGGGTCTGAATCAGGTCGGGGCCAATCCCCCCGCCGCCGATCTCTTCCCCGGCTACGACCGGCACTTTGAGCTCTCGATCGTGGGGGAGTCCGAGGCGTTCTTTGCGGAGATTCTAAAGAGTGATTTAGATGCGCTGAATCTGATCAAGTCCAACTTTGTCGTGGTCAACGAGCGCCTCGCACGGGCCTATGGGATTCCCGGTGTCAAGGGCGATACGTTCCGGCGCGTCGCTGTCCCCGCAGGAGTCCACCGTGGCGGCGTCCCCACCCAGGCCAGCATCCTCACGATCACGTCGAATGGCACGCGCACGTCGCCGGTGAAGCGGGGCACCTGGATCATGAAGACCTTGCTCGGGGCCGATCCGGGGCTCCCCGTGGCCAATGCGGGCGAGATCGCGGCGCGCGTGCCGGGGATCGAGAAAGCGACCGTCCGTAAGCGCCTCGAAATCCACCGCACCCGCCCTCAGTGCGCCCGCTGCCACAGCCGCATCGACCCGCTGGGCTTCTCGCTGGAGAACTTCGACGCCTCCGGGGCGTGGCGCGAGCGTGAGGGCTTTGGCTACAAGGGCCGTGTCGAGCAAAACGACCCGCTGATCGACGCCAGCTCACAGCTCCCCGATGGCACCAAGATCACCGGTGTGGACGGCCTCCAAGACGCGCTCCTCGCCCGCAGCGACGACTTCCTCACCTGTCTCTCGACCAAGCTCCTGACATTTGCCCTAGGCCGCGAGCTCTCTCTTGCCGATCGGCCCCTCGTCCAGGGCGCGGTAAAGTCCATGAAAGCCAACAAGAACACCCTGCGCTCGCTGATCGAGTTCACAGTGACATCGGAGGCTTTTCGGATAAAATGAACATAACCTTTCCTCGCAGCCGGGCGGCTAAAGCGGCCCGCTGGTGCGGCAAGACCCATAAATGGGCCTCGTTGTTTCATACCCTACCCTCAGCGGGCTTCAGCCTGCCTGCCGAAACAGCGGGCCGCTTTAGCCGCCCGGCTGTGATGCCCCAGGAGACCCCTCAATGAACCGACGGTTTGTTTTGCGCGCCGCAGGCGCAAGTCTATTGTTGCCGATGCTGGAGGCAATGCTCCCGC from Armatimonas rosea includes the following:
- a CDS encoding alpha/beta hydrolase family protein; protein product: MLPPLPAMIALVQAPQAPSWETLTKAFAYDSHAPLSAKETSDGSRLKLSFTNLRGETVTALYQRPDGPGPFPCVALLHGLGGSKEQLFALMAPELVKQGFAVLALDAALHGERKVEGKSPQAAFLKVVPDTVKDWRQALDWLSTRPEVNKNRIGLLGYSMGAFQGSILMGVEPRFQAATLCVGGDPFVTFPGAALASPSNFIGHATPRPVYFANGTKDTTVTPAASKVLLSAAKAPKVVNWIESGHLLPAEEVRKGLSWLTLRLKLPAAADRFAAPDPATLRFAPVEDADARVERVSFTNAAKEPVSGLYVRPKDGTGPFPLVLVLHGKGHSKERMLNTMKREFASRGIAAIALDAAGHGERKPVTDTEAIFTTTIQDYRQLLPNLLERPELNPEKVGLIGFSMGAMMGTILTAIDERIRVALPCVGGELDTLPATCRPALFAPYVTDRPIAFVNGHNDPTVPEAAAKKLHSAVGTNPTIFWYDEADHTIPKPTLRLGTDWLVEKLK
- a CDS encoding DUF1592 domain-containing protein produces the protein MKRLALGLTLGAVLFAFSPLTPAGRGDNKEKPIGIPRRAGARGGQAFLDKYCAPCHTGEKAKGNFRTEALTPESFKDRALKAKWAEAVNQLNSQLMPPREAMQPTAAEVAAFVDGVAAETKKAEDALKDKAPVIRRLTRDEYKNSIKDLTGVDFDTSGFPADPSGGGFDNNARNLTVSPLHVELYANAAKQILDQALVEEGQPRPEKILWRFDPKNTAMDSRRVKLDTKNNFVIVNGGKNTEEGDWIVVHHESWDKGVDARNFAVPVEGNYIVRLRAAGRVPNRQQVTAAAEKILAARRDQQLQQNPNGAKYHQEAYQRDLKHFATDPIYGYGPPRVKVVQHLGSQPRTVAEVDITEGPKTYEFPARFTTQSAGINFHYAYDIPRVLENFWCQGHDDFARPELLIDWFELEGPIYDAWPPTSHTRILFPSPLRQSNEREYAKQVLAAFMRRAYRRPIAEAELAGKLALFDQARQDKLSFVEAIKAPLTAILASPNFLFLMETPGKLTDHALAARLSYFLWAAPPDTTLSQLADSGKLSNPTTLKQQTDRLLADPRSSEFVRRFAGQWLGLNQVGANPPAADLFPGYDRHFELSIVGESEAFFAEILKSDLDALNLIKSNFVVVNERLARAYGIPGVKGDTFRRVAVPAGVHRGGVPTQASILTITSNGTRTSPVKRGTWIMKTLLGADPGLPVANAGEIAARVPGIEKATVRKRLEIHRTRPQCARCHSRIDPLGFSLENFDASGAWREREGFGYKGRVEQNDPLIDASSQLPDGTKITGVDGLQDALLARSDDFLTCLSTKLLTFALGRELSLADRPLVQGAVKSMKANKNTLRSLIEFTVTSEAFRIK